CAGGTCTAGTGATGGGAAGGTCTAAGCTGAGAAGTCACACAAGTGGCAGAAATCCTAAATGGGTATACATGAGGTAACAAGTGTACTAGAGGGATTGTAGTTGGCAAGAATCAGGATAGTGAGGTAAACAAAAAGAGGATTCCATTTGGAAGGTGTGGCTAAATAGGAGGTTCAGCATTTAAGATAAAAGAAGTGTACTTACTTCCCAGGCATCTTGAAACCTCTTCTATTCTGAAGCTCCCCTTTCATATCTGAGACGAAAATGTGCAAAACCCTATGTGGAACACTGCTCCTACTGACCATCTTTGTACTGTTTCTGAACTTGAGTTATGCAACTGCAAAAAGTACTATGGGAGGTAGGGAAGAATTTAAAGGAAACTtcatggaaaaaaacaaactaaatgatGTATATGATGTCTTCAAATTTCTGTACAAGTACAGTGATGACACATATCTCAGTAACATAAAAAATCAGTCATTCACCATGCACATATGGGTAAGTACTTCTCCCAGGGTGACAGACAGTGTTGATATGTCCATGTGTAGCactatccttttatttttttagtctaTTACTACAGTCTTTTGTGTAACCATGCTTGCTTATCTCCAATATACAATATTCATTTTCTGAAACAGACGGCTCACGGAAGGTCTTATACTACAGACAGAATGATGCATTCTTAGTACTGAAATGTGTCCTCAGAATTGCATTATTCTACCTGATTTCAAAGAACTCCTAAGAGATAGTAtccacacacataccaaaaatCCTGCAAAACAAAAAATGCTAGCATACAGTGGGAGCTCTAAATCTTATTCTGTTTAAATTTGCTGATAGTAAATaggaaacaatatttttctatttcacagTTAACATAAGGTGTCCTCTAATTTGGCTAAATGACATTAAACACCAGATGGAAATGTCCACTCTTTAATGAAGGACCAAACAATAggacaaacagagacacaaacattTATTATTGAAGAAGGAATTTTTCATACTCTTTCAAGtatttcagttgtgtgtgtgtgtgtgtgtgtgtgtgtgtgtgtgtgtgtctgtgtacatgtgtattgtTTGGAGCCAGTATGTCAGTGTTTCTATGGAAGTCGTAGATGCCTTTGGTTAATTAAATATCTTTTTACATTGATGGGAGTACAGGAACAAACTTGGTATTTCAGCTTTATTAATTGCATCTTTCCTTACTGCAATCTCTAGACAGCCTAATTCTAAGTATTATTATGGGAAATGAAGTTTCCCTCATACTACTCATTATGAGTTCACAGCATCCTTGTtgatcctgcctcccttctgTCCAGTGTTACATGTGGCCATGTTTGCTTCATCCTCCTCACTCTCAAGGTAGTGCAAGGGGCTTCCGGTATGTGGGTTTATGTCAATATGTTTTTCTGTATCTCATTATAATAACTATTTGTGTACTTCAGCAAACTATGGAATTTTCTATAtagtaaatatttctttctggaaAATGAAGAGTCATTGTAGTTGCTCTGATAATATCTTACTTATTTCCTTCTTGTATATGACCACTGACATCGACACCCAGGACAGACTATGGTTCCCACATTCTCTGTTCAGCTGTGCTTTACGTACAGAACCTGAGGTAGTTTTCTAATATAGATATTGAGTAAGATTCTATTCCACAGTGGAAAATGGCCATTTATTCTAGGCTAGATGCAGATGCTATTAACCCCAATAAAATTGATTGACAATGGCAAGACACAAAAAAATGATACCACTCAGTGATGCTGTAGACTTCTTAGATGTTAAATGTGCAAGGTGAGAACCTACAGAAAAAGAATTGAAGGGTATATTTCAAAAGGTGCATGTGTGCCCTTTATAAAAATTCACCATGCACAATGAGCCAAATTTCAAATTGTATGGAGACTTCTAAAGGACAGGTAAAGTCATCTGAGCAATTCCCAGCATGGAATTTGTAGGGTTGTATTTTCAAATTAACCTGGAGATTATACATCCTTTTTCCTAGTGACCTTGGAATGATCCTGGAGCAGCACTTAGGAACTAGAGtcctaattttgaaaaaaaaaatacattaggACCTATGACCGATGCAACTAGTAACCAACTGTGAAGGATGACCACCTTGTACGCTATATCATTCAGCAATGTAGAGTCAACCCCTGCAACATACTACACTTAGCCAATTTGTTAGTCAAGGCACAAATACTAGACTTTCCAAAACCTGagtaaatgttaaaattataaaattacaaaaaaggaaaatgtgcaATCCAAACACATAACAAAGATGCCTATTGTTCAGTGTATACCTGAGTTGAAATGTAGACACAGGATAAGCATCATTCCATGGAAGATTGTCCTTACTCATGGTTTCAAAGGACAAATTCTACTATTTCACCATGGTGTCTTCCAGGAAATGTATCTGAGATTCCCTCTGCAATGAATATGTAAGTGCCAATTTGTTAACTGCACAACTAAATGACTAAAATGCCGTGAGATATGTTAGTATCAATGATCAAATTTAGAATTGAGACACTCAAAGGTTCTATTTATGTGTGATGAAATTTCCCCTTGTGTGTAGCATTCCAAATTCCACTGAAGGAACTATAGTTAGAAACCAAATGAAAGGGATGTTCTGTGTTAAATGTAGGTAGTAATGGTGATCATTAGGTGATCAAACCACCCTGAAACCTTGTTAGAGGTGCAAAGGGTGACTACCTTTTATCCTGAAATTAATAGGATCATTCAATTCATGCTGCATTCTAAAgccttccctcttctcagagcAGATCATGTATTGGGAATGGTTCTTACCTGTCCTTTTGGTTTCTATTCCAGGCTGGTTCTACCTTACTAACAATATTGAAATATGTTAGTCCCAGACTTCCAACGTTGGTGtcctgtttcttctatttcttagaGTAAAGATGTACAGAAAACGGTCCTGAAAATCATTCTGTTCGaagtagtttgtgtgtgtgttcagatggcCATCATATTGACATGGATCCAAAATAAAAGTGTTAGCTACAAAAGTAAATGAaagcatacatgtaaataaaaatacagaactgCAAAACAATTGTTCTACTTTCATCATAGGAAGTTGGAGAAATTGAAATGGTTAAAACCACATGTAAAAAGACTGAGTCTGACTTCCACCAATGTCATTTAGATGTCTATGCCATAAAGGTGTGTATTTGGTAATGCCTTGTCTTCTGACAAGTTGGGCAGGGTGGCAGAGGTACTATGCTCATGCATTGGTATAGATATATGGATATTTTGAGAAAGTGTGAGTATTGGAGAGAAATGTGTAGAAATGTAGTTATTTATGAAGGGATAGAGCTGGGGATAAATATACATGAACTTGTGGGTTAGAGTAAGGGTATGTGCACAAATCATAAACTTGAATTTTGAAGTGTTTTCCATTGAACTCTTCATACTGAGCAGAAAACCTTCTGTAAATTGGTGTTCCTCTCTGGATTAGAGGACCCTTTTCAAGGACACTTCCTTTGGAGATGATAATTAATTAACCTGAGCTTCAGCAGCTTTCCATGTGGCCATGAAAGAAAAGAGCCCCAAACAGGACAAAGGTATCCAGTGCTGCCCCTTAAATTTTTCCATATGTATATAGTTGTTTCTGGCAACACTATAACTCACAGATATAATCCTTTCATTCCTAATTCCACTGAAtggattttattcttctcttttgtcCTGTTTCCTTCTTCTTATCAGCACAAGACAACTCATAAAAGATGCTCATTAAGTCAAACAACCAGTAAGGTGGGAAACAATTTCTATGaagatgagttttattttttgtgtgaggAATAATCC
The DNA window shown above is from Rattus rattus isolate New Zealand chromosome 5, Rrattus_CSIRO_v1, whole genome shotgun sequence and carries:
- the LOC116900679 gene encoding cystatin-related protein 2-like, which encodes MCKTLCGTLLLLTIFVLFLNLSYATAKSTMGGREEFKGNFMEKNKLNDVYDVFKFLYKYSDDTYLSNIKNQSFTMHIWEVGEIEMVKTTCKKTESDFHQCHLDVYAIKQTPGETMYYIWLPGRIRCRKFLSNMGKCPFQEQTEELKREICYFQLYPDYYEQNMNAVRFNCYTE